In Sebaldella termitidis ATCC 33386, one DNA window encodes the following:
- a CDS encoding autotransporter domain-containing protein, which yields MKTSKKMLALLALNTLAAVSGKAAETKTDRLYKNITKNIQTGKSNSANYKLIESILKEKNKELKDLYLQSDYIIKPEYLEWQVFTSGVYSYKDRGGEKDTVTNKINSEVKSVNLGMVIPVTGMTKSPLSLNITSVDEPDIKVTTQSVTAPQVTGQTVNFSGIEIPSAPNLILVADVNANELSIESIGSNASNVAYYTSGGMIFENLNVNTNNTSLTLDTSTRNIDISGEMSYVNGLYSGVSQSSYTHTGYTDNFAVHNIGLSGNFEIKGNWDMTVNDTGSLWRPVGFINYRPYSITGDSKTTFSGDLNLGITSDYDTSDTPLVGMSLNLSSPVSDNHKAVLENTGTITLKDNPTVETIIGMQLDKSSAAYIRNGELINSGHIIVESSTEDPSYPGTYWGGDIGTAGMLVSALPSSSSVLVKPGNITLKGAGANALEIAGDSYNTNVKIDGTGGQLVIEGVRNTALFLGGDLSSSGTSSLENVSNLNIFLNGDTTFALIYGQSSSSNVYLPVILNDSIINTMEFGENSNQSAIIYNSGVGSTDLILESSLANALGQINSGTLNAIAITNSGTLKNYMPINIGSGAIAMKGIVSSNSSTENYADIVNYSTDGIYKRYTYTSDDEGNPITEIEEIPVGGIGLAAPYYDTYYNSYISNRGNIEMGGNYSTAVYNFDDNFVSESDHITANGNMATAIYAGSNSLNQISNTNIKADKLMVKGENGTVLNSNSAHINIGSFTSGQAMELTADGNNTFAFYFKEYVDMWGNAIPYLGKVTLTSNVNANLKNGAVGFYYKGDGTANTADFYSFLDTVVDTSGNNLTVNVDSDSYKIAIDNAKVNLSGLLNSANTSGINFTGTDRSKIYRSKVIIDIDSNLDKNNSVGDKSYSNMEIGNSGIDISSGITVSGTEEGLGGIVQSFAHDDVKIESNNFGTINLSGDKSAGIYNKMGVSKNEGIINISGNSGTGIYAVTGQAENSGEIFIGNKGIGMYAETLLSPAENPTSSSSVSISNSGKITALSGEKAIGIFVNQNALTGTTGTASLDLTGGNINVSASESGVGVYSNEAEISGTNSAITVGENGTGVYLKNAAANLYNLELNLYGDNSVGVYTDGTASFNGSGTVNVDGKGITVFNIAGSGGINQNFTVNSTAGSQYTVQNIKDTVFYYNSAADMGEGGNFLTGTNSAVLLDTDSSLSSSADNMTGIALKGSYAGGLPVTINGETQYYDVVNKGQISFKNNSVGIYTAGGAGIKNDGSISMGDYSAALYGNGAGTRILNNGTLEIGKYSVGIYNNDGSEIINDGNIISSSDGVTALYIDGSSNTAGANSKTIKLTGEKSVGVYISENGSKTFENTGTIETGDSNSATPNIGIYNNNNNAVITNSGNITAGKGGVGIYNSGGYINYISGIMNTGESGVGIYSDSGTMNIKNGIINVNGKNTVGLYGINGSAIDNNSEINVDSESYGIVLEGTSSLINRNSSTVGDMGVFLYSDGNTSVTNEAGAAVTMNGSESIGFYMENGGTVTNNADITANSGTANIGIYNESGSLYNTGNIKIGDSVITDPENPFSNKYAVGVYGENLANMVNTGNIEIGESSVGFYSTGNINEAVNTGNISSSSSSAIGIYIEQGAVRNSGNITLLGNNSIGIASPRNGQVTNAGIITMNGDNSIGIYANANSTVINESTGKIYINGNNSTGVQLSDGSTLENYGTIIVSSGTIDSTQVIEGKASYTAPSIINAGVIKVDEKFELDGYNLIIKPDPSSFRKPTMDEVTANSYELSDANAGFLLSNRVSIVAPSFDFGNNAAQIDPLFTQGTNARVYKFENVFDPSTPGGGTNTGEVSVKSNSLTFDAVPVTNDKGKIDIWMEKINYDNFTVGAWYDGFAKEIEGKYLNAEGDTLKVYDKLDLITDETVLRNSLEQLAGGMYSNINQREQDIYGILDNALYTLQNSDNNTKENVKINIIGGKGTTKEKTSGVNSYDYDITGVLALREVERTYKHKFGYSLGYTRTDFQIDGTDNEDQADTVQLGLHNKYSSDGWNLKNDLLGRLSFHSADRNLTWYDNTVSSFNSDYQVYGVTLLNEAEKEISVNRNIKLKPYIGLELGYMTHGSFDENGSGEKLSVDSNDGYSVKPNLGIRVEGSREFGAASEWKLKGNLGIGYGYELGEMNNQERAKVNLLENNYHNLAKPSDDKGEMKVQGSVGIDLMERYGLYITGEYGIGDKEKEEYNIGIGFKMTF from the coding sequence ATGAAAACAAGTAAAAAAATGCTTGCTCTACTGGCATTAAACACTTTAGCAGCAGTTTCGGGAAAAGCGGCAGAAACCAAAACTGACAGATTATACAAAAATATTACAAAAAACATTCAAACAGGAAAATCTAACAGTGCAAACTATAAGCTTATAGAAAGTATACTTAAAGAAAAAAATAAAGAACTAAAAGATTTGTATCTACAATCTGACTATATTATAAAGCCTGAATATCTTGAGTGGCAGGTTTTCACGAGCGGAGTATACAGCTATAAAGACAGAGGAGGAGAAAAAGATACAGTAACCAACAAAATAAATTCCGAGGTAAAATCAGTAAATCTGGGTATGGTTATCCCTGTAACAGGAATGACAAAAAGTCCTCTTTCATTAAATATTACATCCGTAGATGAGCCTGATATAAAAGTAACAACACAATCAGTAACAGCTCCGCAGGTAACAGGACAAACGGTAAATTTCAGCGGTATTGAGATTCCTTCTGCTCCTAATTTAATTCTTGTCGCTGATGTCAATGCAAATGAGCTTTCTATAGAAAGTATAGGCAGTAATGCTTCCAATGTTGCTTATTATACCAGCGGAGGTATGATTTTTGAAAATTTAAATGTAAATACAAACAATACATCCCTTACTTTGGATACTTCTACCCGTAATATAGATATCTCAGGTGAAATGTCTTATGTAAATGGTTTATATTCAGGTGTTTCACAATCTTCTTATACACACACAGGATATACTGATAATTTTGCAGTACATAACATAGGTCTGAGCGGGAATTTTGAAATAAAAGGAAACTGGGATATGACTGTAAATGACACCGGCTCTTTATGGAGACCTGTCGGCTTTATTAATTACAGACCATACTCCATAACAGGTGATTCTAAGACTACTTTTTCCGGAGACCTTAATCTGGGTATAACTTCAGACTATGATACGTCAGACACTCCATTAGTCGGGATGAGTCTTAATCTGTCATCACCTGTTTCTGATAACCATAAAGCAGTATTAGAAAATACCGGAACTATAACATTAAAAGATAATCCTACAGTCGAAACTATTATCGGGATGCAGCTGGATAAATCAAGTGCTGCCTATATACGGAACGGGGAACTGATAAACTCAGGTCATATAATTGTGGAAAGCAGTACTGAAGACCCTTCTTATCCCGGCACTTACTGGGGTGGTGATATAGGAACTGCAGGTATGTTAGTCTCTGCCCTGCCATCTTCCAGCTCGGTATTGGTAAAACCAGGAAATATAACATTAAAAGGTGCCGGAGCCAACGCTCTAGAAATAGCAGGGGATTCTTATAATACAAATGTAAAAATAGACGGTACAGGAGGACAGTTGGTAATAGAAGGTGTACGAAATACTGCCCTGTTTCTTGGCGGAGATCTTAGCAGCAGCGGAACCAGCTCATTAGAAAATGTAAGTAATTTAAATATCTTTTTAAATGGTGATACTACTTTTGCTTTAATTTATGGTCAGTCCAGTTCAAGTAATGTATATTTACCTGTAATTTTAAATGATTCAATAATAAACACTATGGAATTTGGTGAAAATTCAAATCAAAGTGCAATAATATATAACTCAGGTGTAGGATCTACAGACTTAATTTTAGAGAGCAGTCTGGCAAATGCTTTAGGTCAGATAAATTCAGGAACATTAAATGCAATAGCCATAACTAATTCAGGAACATTAAAAAACTATATGCCTATCAATATAGGCTCTGGTGCCATAGCAATGAAAGGAATAGTATCAAGTAATTCATCCACTGAAAACTATGCCGATATAGTGAATTATTCTACAGATGGTATTTATAAACGATATACATATACTTCTGATGATGAAGGTAATCCTATTACAGAGATTGAAGAAATCCCTGTCGGAGGTATAGGATTGGCTGCTCCCTATTATGATACTTATTATAATTCATATATATCAAATCGTGGAAATATAGAAATGGGAGGAAATTATTCCACAGCAGTCTATAATTTTGATGATAATTTTGTTTCGGAAAGTGATCATATAACGGCAAACGGAAATATGGCAACAGCTATATATGCTGGTTCAAATAGTTTAAATCAAATTTCAAATACAAATATAAAAGCTGATAAGCTTATGGTAAAAGGAGAAAACGGAACTGTTTTGAATTCAAACAGTGCTCATATAAATATAGGTTCTTTCACATCAGGACAAGCTATGGAATTAACTGCTGACGGGAACAATACATTTGCTTTCTATTTTAAAGAATACGTAGACATGTGGGGCAATGCAATTCCTTATTTAGGTAAAGTAACACTAACCAGCAATGTAAATGCAAATCTGAAAAACGGTGCAGTAGGTTTTTATTACAAAGGAGATGGTACAGCTAATACAGCAGACTTTTATTCATTTCTTGACACTGTTGTAGATACTTCCGGGAATAACCTTACTGTAAACGTGGATTCTGATTCATATAAAATAGCTATTGACAATGCTAAAGTAAATTTAAGCGGTCTGTTAAACAGTGCAAATACCTCGGGAATTAACTTTACAGGAACAGACAGATCAAAAATTTACAGATCAAAAGTAATAATTGATATTGATTCTAATCTTGATAAAAATAATTCTGTTGGAGATAAAAGCTATTCAAATATGGAAATAGGAAATTCAGGAATAGATATTAGCAGCGGAATAACAGTAAGCGGTACTGAAGAGGGACTCGGAGGAATAGTACAAAGCTTTGCCCATGATGATGTAAAAATAGAAAGCAATAACTTTGGAACAATAAACCTCAGCGGGGATAAATCAGCAGGAATATATAATAAAATGGGAGTAAGTAAAAATGAGGGAATTATAAATATTTCAGGAAATTCAGGAACAGGAATATATGCAGTAACAGGACAGGCGGAAAATTCCGGTGAAATATTTATAGGAAATAAAGGAATCGGAATGTATGCTGAAACTCTTCTGAGCCCAGCAGAAAATCCCACAAGCAGTTCTTCTGTTTCTATAAGTAATTCAGGAAAAATAACTGCTTTATCAGGAGAAAAAGCAATAGGTATATTTGTTAATCAAAATGCATTAACCGGTACCACAGGAACAGCTTCACTGGATCTAACAGGAGGAAATATAAATGTAAGTGCTTCCGAAAGCGGAGTCGGTGTATATTCAAACGAAGCAGAAATTTCAGGAACTAATTCGGCAATTACTGTCGGGGAGAATGGCACAGGAGTATATTTAAAAAATGCAGCAGCAAATCTGTACAATCTTGAATTAAATCTGTACGGAGATAATTCTGTCGGGGTTTATACAGACGGAACAGCATCATTTAACGGTTCAGGAACTGTAAACGTGGACGGAAAAGGAATTACAGTATTTAATATAGCAGGTTCAGGAGGAATCAACCAGAATTTTACAGTTAATTCCACGGCAGGATCACAATATACAGTACAAAATATAAAAGATACTGTCTTTTATTATAATTCTGCGGCAGATATGGGAGAAGGCGGAAATTTCCTTACAGGTACTAATTCTGCGGTACTTTTGGACACTGATTCCTCTTTGAGCTCATCAGCAGATAATATGACCGGAATAGCTCTGAAAGGCAGCTATGCAGGCGGACTTCCGGTAACCATTAACGGAGAAACTCAGTATTACGACGTAGTAAACAAAGGACAGATCAGTTTCAAAAATAATTCTGTGGGTATTTATACAGCAGGCGGAGCCGGAATAAAAAATGACGGCAGTATTTCCATGGGTGATTATTCTGCGGCTCTATACGGGAATGGTGCAGGAACAAGAATCCTTAATAACGGAACATTAGAAATAGGAAAATATTCCGTAGGGATATATAACAATGACGGATCAGAAATTATCAATGACGGAAACATAATCAGTTCTTCTGACGGTGTAACAGCTCTTTACATAGACGGAAGCAGCAATACTGCCGGAGCTAACAGCAAGACAATAAAGCTTACGGGTGAAAAATCCGTAGGGGTATATATCTCTGAAAACGGCAGCAAGACATTTGAAAATACAGGAACAATAGAAACGGGAGATTCAAATTCAGCAACTCCAAATATAGGAATATATAATAACAACAACAATGCCGTAATCACTAATTCAGGTAATATCACTGCCGGAAAAGGCGGTGTGGGAATTTATAACAGCGGCGGATATATAAACTATATTTCAGGAATAATGAATACAGGTGAGAGCGGCGTGGGTATATACAGTGACTCCGGGACTATGAATATAAAAAACGGAATAATAAATGTAAACGGAAAAAATACAGTAGGCTTGTACGGGATTAACGGATCGGCAATTGATAATAACTCTGAGATAAATGTAGACAGTGAATCTTACGGTATAGTTCTTGAAGGAACCTCAAGCCTTATAAATAGAAATAGTTCTACTGTGGGAGATATGGGAGTTTTTCTTTACTCTGACGGAAATACCTCTGTTACAAATGAAGCAGGTGCGGCTGTAACAATGAACGGCTCGGAATCAATAGGCTTCTATATGGAAAACGGAGGAACCGTAACTAACAATGCAGACATAACAGCAAATTCAGGAACAGCAAATATAGGAATATATAATGAGTCTGGAAGCCTATATAATACAGGGAATATAAAAATAGGCGATTCAGTGATAACAGATCCGGAAAACCCGTTTTCCAATAAATATGCAGTGGGTGTATACGGCGAAAATTTAGCAAATATGGTAAATACCGGGAATATAGAAATAGGAGAAAGCAGTGTTGGTTTTTATTCGACTGGGAACATAAATGAAGCAGTAAATACAGGAAATATTTCATCATCTTCAAGCAGTGCAATAGGAATATATATAGAGCAGGGAGCAGTCAGAAACAGCGGAAATATAACACTGCTGGGAAATAACAGTATTGGAATCGCATCTCCGCGGAACGGTCAGGTAACTAATGCTGGTATTATAACAATGAACGGCGATAATAGCATAGGAATTTATGCTAATGCTAATTCTACAGTAATAAACGAAAGTACGGGAAAAATATATATAAACGGAAATAACAGTACAGGTGTACAGCTTTCAGACGGATCAACCCTTGAGAATTACGGAACAATAATAGTATCTTCCGGGACAATAGATTCTACACAGGTGATAGAAGGAAAAGCATCTTATACTGCACCAAGCATCATAAATGCCGGTGTAATAAAAGTAGATGAAAAATTTGAATTAGACGGTTATAATCTAATAATAAAACCTGATCCTTCCAGCTTTAGAAAACCTACTATGGACGAAGTAACTGCAAACAGCTATGAATTATCAGATGCAAATGCAGGATTCTTACTAAGCAACAGAGTCAGCATAGTAGCGCCAAGCTTTGATTTCGGAAATAATGCGGCTCAGATAGATCCTTTGTTTACACAGGGAACAAATGCAAGAGTGTATAAATTTGAAAATGTATTTGACCCGAGTACTCCGGGCGGAGGAACTAATACCGGAGAAGTCTCGGTAAAAAGTAACTCTCTGACATTTGATGCTGTTCCTGTAACGAATGACAAAGGAAAAATAGACATCTGGATGGAAAAAATAAACTATGATAATTTTACTGTTGGTGCATGGTATGACGGCTTTGCAAAGGAGATAGAAGGTAAATATCTGAATGCAGAAGGAGATACTCTAAAAGTATATGACAAACTTGATCTGATAACTGATGAAACTGTTTTAAGAAACAGTCTTGAACAGCTTGCAGGAGGCATGTATTCAAATATTAACCAAAGAGAACAGGATATTTACGGGATATTGGATAATGCATTATATACATTACAAAATTCAGATAATAATACAAAAGAAAATGTGAAAATAAATATCATTGGAGGAAAAGGAACTACAAAAGAAAAAACAAGCGGAGTAAATTCATATGATTATGATATAACAGGTGTATTGGCTCTAAGAGAAGTAGAAAGAACATATAAACATAAATTCGGCTACTCATTGGGTTATACAAGAACTGATTTTCAAATAGACGGAACAGATAATGAAGATCAGGCAGATACCGTTCAGCTGGGCTTACATAATAAATACAGTTCAGACGGATGGAACCTTAAAAATGACCTTCTCGGAAGATTAAGCTTTCATAGCGCGGACAGAAATCTAACATGGTATGACAATACTGTTTCCAGCTTTAATTCTGATTATCAGGTATACGGGGTAACATTGCTGAATGAAGCTGAAAAAGAAATAAGCGTTAACCGTAATATTAAGCTAAAACCATATATTGGTCTGGAGCTGGGTTATATGACTCACGGAAGCTTTGACGAAAACGGCAGCGGCGAAAAACTCAGTGTAGACAGCAATGACGGATACAGTGTAAAACCTAACTTAGGAATAAGAGTAGAGGGAAGCAGAGAATTCGGAGCTGCTTCAGAATGGAAATTAAAAGGAAATCTGGGAATAGGCTATGGATATGAGCTAGGAGAAATGAATAATCAGGAACGTGCAAAAGTAAACTTACTGGAAAATAATTATCATAATCTGGCAAAACCATCAGATGACAAAGGTGAAATGAAGGTACAGGGAAGCGTGGGAATAGATCTCATGGAAAGATATGGTCTGTATATAACCGGCGAATATGGAATCGGTGATAAAGAAAAAGAAGAATATAATATAGGAATAGGTTTTAAAATGACATTTTAA
- a CDS encoding Gfo/Idh/MocA family protein — MKEYRWATLGCGVIANEFAEAMKKQGRSIYSVANRTYEKGAAFAEKHKIAKVYKDINELFTDENVDIIYISTPHNTHIPYMLEALKNGKHVLCEKSITLNSQELTEAVKLAKKNNLILAEAMTIYHMPLYRKLKEIISSGKLGDLQMVQMNFGSYKEYDMANRFFSRDLAGGALLDIGVYAISFVRWFMSETPLEILSQVKYAPTMVDEQASILLMNSKNEMSAISLTLHGKQPKRGTVVFEKGYIEIYEYPRSTKAVITYTENNEQETVEAGKTEDALLYEVLDMEKTVSKSSDEMYLDYTIDVMDIMTKIRKSWNMKYPEEENSEQK; from the coding sequence ATGAAAGAATACCGTTGGGCAACATTAGGCTGCGGAGTAATAGCAAATGAATTTGCCGAGGCAATGAAAAAACAAGGAAGAAGCATCTATTCAGTTGCTAACAGAACATATGAAAAGGGGGCTGCTTTTGCCGAAAAGCATAAAATAGCAAAGGTTTACAAAGATATTAATGAATTATTTACTGATGAGAATGTGGATATTATTTATATTTCAACTCCTCATAATACACATATTCCTTATATGCTGGAGGCATTAAAAAACGGGAAGCATGTTTTATGTGAAAAATCAATTACCCTGAACTCACAGGAATTAACAGAAGCAGTAAAATTAGCAAAAAAAAATAATCTAATACTGGCAGAAGCAATGACTATATATCATATGCCTCTTTACAGAAAATTAAAAGAAATCATAAGCAGCGGGAAATTAGGAGATTTGCAGATGGTGCAGATGAACTTCGGCAGCTATAAAGAATATGACATGGCAAACAGATTCTTCAGCCGTGATCTCGCTGGAGGAGCATTATTGGATATAGGAGTGTATGCAATATCCTTTGTGAGATGGTTTATGTCAGAAACACCGTTAGAAATCTTATCTCAGGTAAAATATGCCCCTACAATGGTAGATGAGCAGGCTTCAATATTATTAATGAATTCAAAAAATGAAATGTCTGCTATCTCGTTAACACTTCACGGGAAACAGCCTAAACGGGGAACAGTAGTATTTGAAAAAGGATATATAGAAATTTATGAATATCCAAGATCAACAAAAGCAGTTATTACTTATACGGAAAATAACGAACAGGAGACAGTCGAAGCAGGAAAGACAGAGGATGCATTATTATATGAGGTTTTAGATATGGAAAAAACTGTTTCAAAAAGCTCTGATGAAATGTATCTCGATTATACAATTGATGTCATGGATATTATGACCAAAATACGAAAAAGCTGGAATATGAAATATCCTGAAGAGGAGAACTCAGAGCAGAAATAA
- a CDS encoding sugar-binding transcriptional regulator, whose protein sequence is MVENKLLSTICKMYYYDELTQNQIADILKIERTKISRLIKKAKKTGIVKIVISETFLEQLEIETKLKKKYGLKEAQLVSTDENTLVSIAETAHTYIQRVAREKETVGITWGKTIHEFSVYKPLDVNCRIDFIPLLGGYGNLRDYMPINSMIYTLSSSYNGEPYFLESPLIVDNPEMKRQIVNSRYFQNIIKKWSELRITVVGIGSLEKSSNVFWELGLPELRGVGSIQKEIKKQKAVGEICSRIYNINGEVIKTKLDDRIIGIDLPELRKVEYSVGIASGKEKTEAIYGALKGKFINVLITDIETGKKLLEKE, encoded by the coding sequence ATGGTTGAAAACAAGCTGTTATCGACGATTTGTAAGATGTATTATTATGATGAACTTACACAAAACCAGATTGCAGATATTCTGAAAATAGAAAGAACAAAAATAAGCAGACTTATAAAAAAAGCAAAGAAGACAGGAATAGTAAAAATAGTAATAAGTGAGACTTTTTTGGAGCAGCTGGAAATCGAAACAAAATTAAAAAAGAAATACGGACTAAAGGAAGCACAGCTGGTTTCAACAGATGAGAATACACTGGTAAGCATAGCAGAGACAGCTCATACATATATACAGAGAGTCGCACGGGAGAAAGAGACTGTAGGGATAACGTGGGGAAAGACAATTCATGAATTTTCCGTATATAAGCCTCTTGATGTAAATTGCAGGATTGATTTTATCCCGCTTTTGGGAGGTTATGGGAATTTGAGAGATTATATGCCCATAAATTCTATGATTTATACACTTTCAAGCTCATATAACGGAGAGCCTTATTTTTTGGAGTCACCTTTGATTGTTGATAATCCTGAAATGAAAAGACAGATAGTGAATTCCAGATATTTTCAGAATATAATAAAAAAATGGTCAGAGCTGCGGATTACTGTGGTAGGGATAGGGTCACTGGAAAAATCATCGAATGTTTTTTGGGAATTAGGGCTTCCGGAGCTGCGCGGAGTGGGAAGTATTCAGAAAGAGATAAAAAAGCAGAAGGCAGTGGGGGAAATCTGTTCGAGAATTTATAATATAAACGGAGAAGTCATAAAAACAAAACTGGATGACAGAATAATAGGGATAGATCTTCCTGAACTGAGGAAAGTAGAGTATTCTGTGGGAATTGCCTCGGGAAAGGAAAAAACAGAGGCGATATACGGTGCTTTGAAAGGGAAGTTTATAAATGTTTTGATTACTGATATTGAAACGGGGAAAAAACTGCTTGAAAAAGAATAA
- a CDS encoding MgtC/SapB family protein, translated as MYNYILRIFLAVFVGAIIGYERERRNKPAGFITHTMVCMGACLVSVMQLMIFDNMTELAMNEPALREVIKIDTGRIIAQVISGVGFLGAGTIIQNQDKVSGITTAATLWVSACLGLIIGLGFYEIALVSSVLAIFILVIMTKFERKYINQKRRIRIFRKRNYIRSVKK; from the coding sequence ATGTACAATTATATATTACGTATATTTCTTGCTGTGTTTGTGGGGGCAATAATAGGATACGAAAGGGAAAGACGAAATAAACCCGCAGGATTCATAACTCATACAATGGTCTGTATGGGAGCATGTCTTGTTTCTGTCATGCAGCTTATGATTTTTGATAATATGACTGAACTTGCCATGAATGAGCCGGCATTGAGAGAAGTAATAAAAATAGATACCGGAAGAATAATAGCACAGGTAATATCAGGAGTGGGATTTTTGGGGGCAGGAACAATTATACAAAATCAGGATAAAGTAAGCGGAATAACAACTGCTGCTACACTTTGGGTAAGTGCATGTCTCGGACTTATCATAGGGCTTGGATTTTATGAAATAGCTTTGGTATCATCAGTTTTAGCTATTTTTATACTTGTGATAATGACAAAATTTGAAAGAAAATATATAAATCAAAAGAGGAGAATCAGGATTTTTAGGAAAAGAAATTATATACGTTCTGTAAAAAAATAG
- a CDS encoding PTS transporter subunit EIIC yields the protein MKIMGKLQSFGKVMMIPIAAITFASFFMGLGGAFTNSDTIKALNLSGIINEQTGVIYFFQIMKAAGEVVFKYLPLFFCLGASFGLAKKEQGFAALSGAMGYLAFHTVISQILKIQGLTADTVTVDFLKEQGMNNINAYRFNSLFTTELGIFTYKMSIFGGLFVGLITSAIHNKFYNLKLPPVMAFFSGTRIVPIITLSIMSVLGAVMAFLWKPVGYSLTDLGFFIRDSGLIGSFVWGALDKALISVGLHHLITVPIRYTELGGTALIDGQTYAGTTNIFLAQLASPTVPKLLVRNFSAGRILYQMGGLPGAALAMYQCAKPERKKEVKGLLIPAVITMILFGVTEPIEFTFLFVSPALFFLVHVPLSGLSVVLGEMTGVAVYGTCIKDMFISFLQPQKNYIWPLLYLTPIYFGVYYFIFKYLILKFNIKTPGREDESEDVKLYTKDDYKQKNPKIFTNTESGNGKTALNKDQELALGILDGLGGKENISEIGNCISRLRVTVKDPSKIVSDEVWKKQLQALGVIRRENAIQVVYGTKVTNIMTDINEVMDM from the coding sequence ATGAAAATTATGGGGAAACTGCAGTCTTTTGGGAAAGTAATGATGATTCCCATAGCTGCGATAACATTTGCATCATTTTTTATGGGACTTGGAGGAGCTTTTACAAACAGCGATACAATAAAAGCACTGAATTTATCAGGTATAATCAATGAACAGACAGGGGTAATATATTTCTTTCAGATAATGAAGGCGGCGGGAGAAGTAGTATTCAAATATCTTCCATTGTTCTTCTGTCTGGGAGCATCATTCGGACTTGCCAAAAAAGAACAGGGATTTGCTGCATTATCGGGAGCAATGGGATATCTGGCATTTCATACTGTAATCAGCCAGATATTAAAAATACAGGGACTGACAGCAGATACTGTAACAGTGGATTTTTTGAAAGAACAGGGAATGAATAATATTAATGCTTACAGATTTAACTCATTATTTACTACTGAACTGGGAATATTTACATATAAAATGTCTATATTCGGAGGACTTTTTGTAGGATTGATAACATCAGCAATACATAATAAGTTTTATAATCTGAAGCTTCCGCCTGTGATGGCATTCTTTTCCGGAACAAGAATAGTGCCTATAATAACGCTAAGTATAATGTCTGTACTGGGAGCAGTAATGGCATTTTTATGGAAGCCTGTGGGATACTCGCTCACAGATCTGGGATTTTTCATAAGAGACAGCGGACTAATAGGAAGCTTTGTCTGGGGAGCACTGGATAAGGCTCTGATATCTGTGGGACTTCACCATTTGATTACAGTTCCTATAAGATATACCGAGCTGGGAGGAACTGCATTAATAGACGGGCAGACATATGCCGGAACAACAAATATATTTCTGGCACAGCTTGCATCGCCGACAGTACCAAAACTTCTTGTAAGAAACTTCTCTGCTGGAAGAATACTTTATCAGATGGGTGGACTGCCGGGAGCAGCTCTGGCTATGTATCAGTGTGCTAAACCTGAAAGAAAGAAGGAAGTAAAAGGACTTTTGATTCCTGCTGTAATAACAATGATTCTTTTCGGGGTAACAGAGCCTATAGAATTCACATTCTTATTTGTATCGCCTGCATTATTCTTTCTGGTACATGTGCCGTTATCAGGATTATCAGTGGTACTGGGAGAAATGACAGGAGTAGCTGTATACGGAACATGTATAAAGGATATGTTCATCTCGTTTCTTCAGCCGCAGAAAAATTATATATGGCCGTTATTATATCTGACACCGATATATTTCGGAGTTTACTATTTTATTTTCAAATATCTGATTTTGAAATTTAATATAAAAACGCCGGGACGTGAGGATGAGAGCGAGGATGTAAAACTTTATACAAAAGATGACTATAAGCAGAAGAATCCGAAAATATTTACCAATACAGAATCAGGGAATGGAAAAACAGCTTTAAATAAGGATCAGGAGCTGGCACTGGGAATTCTTGACGGTCTTGGAGGAAAAGAAAATATATCCGAAATAGGAAACTGTATATCAAGACTAAGAGTTACAGTAAAGGATCCGTCGAAAATAGTATCAGATGAAGTATGGAAGAAACAGCTTCAGGCATTGGGAGTAATACGTAGAGAAAATGCAATTCAGGTTGTATATGGAACAAAAGTTACAAATATAATGACAGATATAAATGAAGTGATGGATATGTAA